The following is a genomic window from Neodiprion virginianus isolate iyNeoVirg1 chromosome 1, iyNeoVirg1.1, whole genome shotgun sequence.
ATTTATCTACATTCAGACCAAgtatgcagaaaaaaaatattacttagTTTATAATGATATGTTATGCCTCAACTGCATAATTAATGATCAATTACGATTGGAAAATCATTTACATAACTTAATTTGAGTTCACATTAGTGCTACTTAGatgatttcataaattttaccaCATCTTTGCAGTTACAGAAAATTGATCTTATCACATTATgcaattcaaaattgaacgaaagtTACAGAGTGACGATATATTGTCGAGGAAACTTACATGCTAATTGTCATGTTCTACGtcatttgatttcatatttggACACTTCATACATAATGCCATATGATAActtagaaaataattatgtcaGAAATCTTAGTCGTTCGTATGTGCATAACATTTACAGTCATTGAACATGCTCAATTTCCACATGTACTGGACGTACAATCAGCAAGTCTATTCCAATTAAACCACTATGTTACTTATGTTCAATTTTACATCATATACCATTTCATTTAAATTGCATAATCACAAAGCTGTCAAATTTTGAGTACAATGGTCCTCTCAGTATTTACAGATCAATAATTCACATCCATACGTATGACATTCTTTGCGTACTTATTAATGTATGGTTATACTATGTGTTTAATTCTTCCCTTTAACAAATGGTATCAGTACCATTGGTATTTGACGGAACAACAATGTGTgtcatttttaaatataatttgatgtaaaatttatgCACATCAGTACGGACAAACATGACTTTTTACTAATgtaagtaaaaatataaaggtatatatgtatatacctttaactttttaatttatttgattgTAATACATGAGATGGGTTTACGGTAAGTAAGTACGCCAAACATCAGACGTTTTCACACTATATTCCTCAGTAAAGTAATCTTACAAATTTTAATCTGTATATTCTTCCTGAAACCACTCACAATTCGAATTGTTGACTGTATGTAATCTGTTTTTGGACATTACTTTATGGACAGGCGTAAAAAAGATACCAGGTTCAATTTCGTTATGTCAACATACCGAAACGcggatcaaaaaaattacaaaatttgagaattagTTTACTAAATTTCTAACAATTCGTATTGGCGGTCGATTACAGGCTTCAACTTTATAATGAGGAATAATCCTTATTCAAATATTCGACGTAACCTAACTATAACAagtgatatttttaaaaagttcaGGCTTTGAATATAAAATGTGGTAAAGTAACTATAAGAACAGTTACTACAAATTATGCGAACTAGTTCTATTTATATATCATACTATCCATAAgcagattttcaatttgttaaaGTTTCAGATACCTATTCTTATTTTAGCACTGCAGCATTTACATATCTTATATTTGTGGTAGTGTACAGTTATCATCGAAGATATTTAATTCCATTGATTTGGCAGCGATGTTTAACTGACCGCACATCGGCCTATGCACTGTGTGATACTGGTTAGTTAGAAAAGTGATGTCACCTGGACAGAGGATTATCGCTATAAGGTACCAAATTTGAGACTTCTTTGAGCCATACAGGGAAGTGGCTGAGCAATATTAAAAGTTCCTCTTTATTTAAACTATAAATGCGTTTTAGCATTTGAATGACATACTCCTTGGAATTGTTTGTGTGTAAATTAGGCTCTATTCTTACAAGAATAACAGCACACTGTAAGTTTCTTGGATAAAGATCtaagattttttgttttttctcatcacAAAGTTTACTTATGTGATTAAGTACGTATTGTATGAAATTAACACACATTTCACTACAATTCGTGTATGCGAACATTTCTTTCATTACGCTGGATAGTAGTTGAAATATGCGTGGCGATTTGGAGCTATATTTGAGTAATTGATTGCAATTTACATCATCTGAACAATGTTTGATGGAAGGATTCATATGCTTCTCAATGATATCTGAATCAAGACTACCCTCTGAGTGATTAGCATTGAATAACATAAATAGATCTACAATTGGTATTTCGATTAGCTTGGTTGATCTgcaaatgtatatattttcgATTGTGCTCAGGGCAAGTGATAgactgtcatatttttcagtcaaaGTGTTTAAAAATCTGTTGCTATCATCTGTTTCATCCAAATACAAAATTCTATTTATAATACTGTCCaatttgaaatcaaatattggaatatttaatttcatatcaaTCAAGACAAATCCTATCTTAACTAAAACACCAACAGACGCTTGTTTAGCAATAAAATCTTCCGTCAGGTACTTCTCCACCAAATTTATGGCAAACTTTGTAGTCCTTTCACCATCTGTAAATGAGTGCATCTGTTCATAGCGGCTATTAATTCGTAACCAGTCGCGTAACTGTTCCTACaagaacaaataattattacagagACCGATTGCAGTATTGTATTACTAGGATAGATTGTTCATGTAACATTACAGTAgtataaattaaaactatTGTCAAATATACTATCTGTCACAATTCGTAAAATCTGGCAGTGTTTTAGTAATAAGTATGTAAGTATGAAACTAAACAACGAAATCAGATTACACATATATGGCCATTTTTAATTAGTGTTAAAATGACTTGGCTCATTTGAATTCTAGAATGACTTTACTGTTATCTGCTTCAACGAAaggaaagaataatttatGCGAAGTTTTGATTGATCAGTCAGCTTAATCAAGAACTCAAGTTTTTGTTTACCTGGAGTTCggagaataaattaatataaacCTGTCAAATATTTAGACTTAAATTTGCCATTTTGTACTGTTCGATAGCTTACCAAATTTGATTTACTCCTCAAGACCTTATTATGAGTTGTGGATCAAGCTAGGTTGATCAATATTTTAAGtgcataaaaaataacaattgatTCGAACTGAAACAGATCGATGCGAGTCCAAATAAAAACACCCAGTATTGCAATTAGATCGAAACTCTGGTTAAACGTACAATGAGATTTGTTCTGACTAAATAGCGCTGGTGTGCGGCCGGAGAGATCCTACGACACAATAGGGTAGTTAAAGATGCAGCAAGAGCAGATGTTACATCTGGAATTCTTGGCCGAAATTTATCACCTTTCTCGGTGCAATTATCCAggttaatttttgaaacttctTCACTGCCATTGACCAATATGGATTTCATGATATTAAAGTTCGTCATTGTTACTCTCCtaaaataagaatgaaatggaaaacATTGTTATTCTATCACGTCAGAAAGTATAGTTACTTCACAGCTGGTAAATTTGCATCTTCTGTATTTTTTGAAGCATAGTATCAACGGCAGGCATCTCTTTTCACTTGATGGTTCATTAGAGGTCACATACGTACCTGAATACCTGTCACATTCAGGATTCAAGAGACGTAAATTACATATTCGGGGATCGCATTCATACGTCTCACTAAATCCCGTGTCGGAATTATCCTTTGGTTTGCATACTCACGAATGGAATCATTCTGAAAAAAGAGTGGAAATTACTGTCGTATCAAAATATTGACCAGTACAGGACAGTATTGGTTTTATCCGCTGATATAGTCTCAGTATGTACATGCATCAGTGATTTTATCATTTAGCGCCGCTAAATTTGCTCgcattttcacgtttcatgaCTTTATAACTTCTTCATAAGCGCTTACAGCGCCCCTAGACGTTCGACGCTGAACTAAATGACATGATTTAATTGGATGGATCTAACAGAATAGCTAAGGGCCACGAATGGGGAAGAACAGCTAGGCAGGAGCGTGCAGCTACCCCCACTCCATGGGAAGAGCGACAGAAAGGGTGggagaattattatcttcCGTCCTTCAGAGAACTGATAATCTCTTTCTTCGGAGCGCCATGCGGCCTCAGTTGTTTCCGAGCAATCCGAGCGAAGTGTTCTCGATATCAGTTCAACATTTAGACCGCGTTGTTCAGGTTGTGTCACGTTGTTCGATCAGTGTATTTCCACCATACTCAGCTGTGAATATTACACGAGGAGCAGCGTATAGCCTTAAAAAACAAGttactaaaataaaaacaccCGCGAAAGTTGAAGGTCAATTTCGTGTTCCGAGTCTTCATTGCTCTGCGTAACTTCAGATTTCAGTGATGTCTATTTTTGTCTCTGTGCGTCCagtgtcaattttattattttttcggctGATTTTCAGCAATTGAGCAGTTGCATTGTTAGCAAGTTTATTCAGTCGGTTCAGACAGCTACAGCACCAAAAATGAGTGTAAAATTGAGTGTTATTGCGGTgcagatttttatattataagaGATCAGTGAAAATCGGAATTATGTGAAAAGTGCGTTGCTTCACCAATAAACCTGAGATGCTACAAGAGCTACTACATGTAAATCTGTGGAGCAGCCCAGAGTCAAGGTAACAATACttgttttaattattgattgataattCTAGGTGGTATGTACATTTAAAGCCGAACTTTTGTTCGTGCATAACATGCAATACATAAATATGAAACTAGacaacagtaataattaattcaagtgTTCTGTATTGTAATTCATAGATTTAAGCAGAGACTTCCGAGtaacttttccatttcttgGCAACGctggtgagtttgcacgtGTTAGGTTACGGGTATTTCCCTGATATTCCtctgtcacgtggcgtggcggtaacaattgttacacaaatcttcgatttcttagCTGCATGGATAGGCTCATTCGCGATTGCAACGTGCTTGATTTTCAGtctaataattttgttttcgcaATTTAATTTACCGTAGCTTACTTaaagttagaaattttgcacgttgctaaaagtggaatgagcatcgcgacaggtaaccaCCGCTTACTCGGCACTCGCGAGATCGAATTGTGTTTTGTAACTGATGTCATaatctacgtttgaatttaccgatGATGTCGTTTAAGTGGTGGGTTCACCTGAGGTTTAACCGTATTCAATTATTAACATTATTgttaaatcgataaaattctaAAGTCTGGCATAACGTAACGTACTCAAATTGCAtcttataatatatatcaatttcaatcttttaacatccgaaaattattgatcaactgcaggcttagctcgcttaaaaaaatgctaattggcatacaggatgtttttaatcaatttcgCAAAAGGTTAATGTACCGGTAGTCTGCCAACACTTactaaaataatatatacaatattatttcagTAGGCAGActatgaaacaaaaacattttgctcccaacaggtaaccaacgaaaatgtaagtccagtgaccacggcgcaaatgatgaagaatgatGTGCGTTGGAGAAAATGTAGAACCGTTtagatcgaatataggtaaccggATAGGTAAGTGGACGTTTTGGGATCCGTCGCGGGGCCTATGCATGTGTATGTGATAGTCTCTTTTCCGTTGGGTGGTTCCGTTGGGAAACACGCAagggtaggaaggtcgcgatgtGCCGTGATGTTACAAACTTTTGtaatccacagcgtcaaatgatcacagaaatttttttttccaaaagaCTCCGTATACGAGTCTCTCAACCATTTGTCAGCATTTGAATATTGACGAGattgaattttccatttcttgtTACTCTGCAACCATTTTACAATCGTTATTCCATTCAGTTATTTAGTCATTACCGATCATTATTCCATTGAATTGATCTCTGTGATCGTTTGAATGGGCAAAACGCATCTCTGGACcatctatcgcgttccgtggtacgctagatggggagagatgctgagctcgaagacttcgcgtcgaagaggatcgccgaccgtcacgccacactATAATGCATGTCCTCCAACCTCCCTCCCGATTTCGATTTGTAATCTGTGAAGAACAATCCGCATAGCAATGTATCTAATTCAAAAAGATGCAGATGTGGATTGggtttctacagaatttttggGACAAGTTCCAGatagtacaatttttttgacagtttaatCTGTCGCGCTTTTTTGCGCGTAGACTAATCACGAGAATTGGATGCAGCATTTTGCGCGTAAATTAATAACGGAAATCGGATACGTTTTTTTGCCCGTCGATTTTGCAAACAGTGTATAAAAGAGTTACGCACTCTCGATGTGCTAATCTTTTAGCTCTTCTgtcaattttttgacgaataataaaattttcaagttccaCGCCGCATTTTGCGCGTGGACTTGATACTTTTCAGTTATGAGAGAAAGCGCGGCATTTGGAAGCCGGCGCTCAACGCGTAGGAACAAAAATCTCGGTAGTGTATACTGATAGTGCAGAATCTTGGCGTaagtatttatcaaatatatctGAAATATACAGAAATACTCGTTTAAGTGATcgtattattgtttatttcaGGGCAACAAATGCAATTTTCTAACAAATGCACTGAGAGCTATAGAATGTTCAGCCGAAAATGATATTCACTTTAATAACtcaaagcaaaaaaaaatgtcgatttcaaaaatgtagaatttcttttattcatcAATACAATTAATAATTGAAGCAGCGAATATTAAAGCGAATATCATGTTGGACCCATTTTTTGTCAGCGTATAGACTTGTGTGAGTGTGCTAACCATACTGTCGCGtcgtctgtttcagctaataaaACTTTTGCTTGTTTCAGATAATCACTCCTTTATCCGATCCAGGTAATTGAAcctttgtctgtttcagctaataaaACCTTTACCTGTTTAAACTAACCAAACTTTTCATCTGTTTCAGTTGATAAAACTTTAGTCTGTTTCAGTTAaccaaaccttttgtctgtttcagctcaTCAAACCTGTTGgctgtttcagctaatcaaactttcTGTCTTTTTCAggtaatcaaactttttgtcaCTTCAGCTAATCCTTCTTGCCTGTTTCAGCCAATTAAGTTATCTCTTTTGtcgttaattatatattttacttatCTAAGCTAAGTACATTTTTGTCTGCAAATATGTCACTAATTGTATTTTCATCTGTTCCAGGTAACAGAGTTTTATTGAcaatactgaaaaattaacgttttattttttagactTAGGTCTGGTTTAGGTCTGGTTCAGGGTCAGTCATCTTAATTTCATCATAATCACAAAGtgtggtaaaatttattcagctgtagtttttttttcaatggttTTACAGTCTTTTATTGCGATCGTTTTAGCGTCAGAGTGTGTTTTCCAGAGTCGCTCACAGGTCATGTTCGATTTGTATTTCACTGTAGAATTATACAGCTCTGTTGTATTTTGGAATTTGTGCTTATTCTACTCCGATTTGTTTCCATTTCTTCAAAGGTTTCTGCATCGTCTTCCGATAGGTAAATTCGTGTTATCAAT
Proteins encoded in this region:
- the LOC124298444 gene encoding uncharacterized protein LOC124298444 isoform X1, producing MTNFNIMKSILVNGSEEVSKINLDNCTEKGDKFRPRIPDVTSALAASLTTLLCRRISPAAHQRYLVRTNLIEQLRDWLRINSRYEQMHSFTDGERTTKFAINLVEKYLTEDFIAKQASVGVLVKIGFVLIDMKLNIPIFDFKLDSIINRILYLDETDDSNRFLNTLTEKYDSLSLALSTIENIYICRSTKLIEIPIVDLFMLFNANHSEGSLDSDIIEKHMNPSIKHCSDDVNCNQLLKYSSKSPRIFQLLSSVMKEMFAYTNCSEMCVNFIQYVLNHISKLCDEKKQKILDLYPRNLQCAVILVRIEPNLHTNNSKEYVIQMLKRIYSLNKEELLILLSHFPVWLKEVSNLVPYSDNPLSR
- the LOC124298444 gene encoding uncharacterized protein LOC124298444 isoform X2 encodes the protein MAVKKFQKLTWIIAPRKEQLRDWLRINSRYEQMHSFTDGERTTKFAINLVEKYLTEDFIAKQASVGVLVKIGFVLIDMKLNIPIFDFKLDSIINRILYLDETDDSNRFLNTLTEKYDSLSLALSTIENIYICRSTKLIEIPIVDLFMLFNANHSEGSLDSDIIEKHMNPSIKHCSDDVNCNQLLKYSSKSPRIFQLLSSVMKEMFAYTNCSEMCVNFIQYVLNHISKLCDEKKQKILDLYPRNLQCAVILVRIEPNLHTNNSKEYVIQMLKRIYSLNKEELLILLSHFPVWLKEVSNLVPYSDNPLSR